GAGGCGCCGGTGCGGCCGATGCGCAATTCAACGCGCCACTTACCGCCGTATCCGCCCCTGTAGCAATGCACAGCGAAACGGGCTGGGGTTGCGCTGAGATGGTGGCTGTCGAGTTCTGACGAGGAACGACACAGTTGGTCGATTTCGCATGCCCCTGGGCGCCCGCGACCTGCAAACCGATCGGCAACGTAATACCGGCAACCCCCAGCACGTTGGCATTGATGCCTAGACCCAACCGCACTTGCGCCGTCCGCGCTTGCGTTCGCCATTGCCCTGCGTTCGGCCCCGACAAGAATTGTCCTGGTGGCCCAACCGCAATGGCCGGAGGCTCGATGATCTTCAGCGATAGCGAGACCGTCCCAAGCCCTAGGATGTTGAGCACAACAGGCGCCACATTCACGGCCGACTGGCTATTCGCAATCTGCGCAGCCGTCGTAAGGAGGTCGAGCACATTGACGGTGGCATTGAGGGCAGCCTGTTCATTGCCCGCCAGCGCCAGCACCTGCAACAAGCCCGGCGACGAGGCTCCGCCATCGCCAATATTGATCGGCACATTCAGATCGCTGCCAAACGACAGCGCATTGCTGGCGCCTGCCCCGCCCACCGACACCCCAGCCAGGCCGGACTGCGACGCCACCGAGATCACAGCATTGAAAAAAGTCCCCAGGCTAGGCGAGAGCGACAGCAGTTCCTGCATCGACCCCGCACCCAGCGCGACCGCAAGATCGGCCAGGCGGATGTTGGTCGTGGCCAGCCCCTGATACGAAACGGCATCGATATTCAAGTTCGTGTGGAGCAGGTATCCGAGCAGCTGGTTCAGAAGTCCGTTATCGACTGAGGCAAGCCCAGACCCGAGGGAGAACGCCACGATGGATGTGTTCTTCGCAATCGCCGTCGCCGTCAATTGCCGCCGGCCCACCATGAAGAAATACGGCACGTTCTGGGTGATCGTCACCTGCGCTGCGTTGGTGTTGCCGTCAACAGCCGCCTGCGCGGTGAAGTACGTGGGCGCCGTGCCCGCGCTGGCATCCCAGACGCCTGGCACGACTGCCAGCGTGACATTGGTGCCATCCACTGTCAGTCCGTTCTGCACCACCGCCTGTTGTGCGGCGGTCGGCAGGTCAAGCCGCTGCACGGCGGCCATCGCTGCCAGATCGGCCGAGCGTTGCAGCGCGCGCTGCTGATAGAACAGGTTGCCGATGTCGATCGACACCAACACCGCCAGTCCGACCGTGGCAATGAAGGTGGCCGTCATCACGCTGACCGCGCCACGCAGGCGGCGGAGCAAGACGGCTCGGCGAAGACGGGGGGCGGCGGCTCGTGTCACAGCGTGAGGTACGTTTCGCAGGGATCAGCGCCCAGACTGCTGAACAAGGTTGACAGTGGAGGCCCGCGTTCCGGAGCTCTGCTGTGCCAGGCCGGGCATGGCCTGGTTGAACGAATTGAGGTAGCGCTGATAGGCCAGCGCTGCCTGCTCGCCTCGCAACGGTACGAACTCGCCCGCGTAGGTGCCCTCGGCCTGCGCCTTGAGCAGTGCTCGCGTCGCATCGCCCACTTGGGTGCCGACCTTGGGCGCCGTCGCAGCGCTCTGCGGGTCGCCACCCGAGAATCCCTGGGCGCCGGCAACGCCGCACGTCAGCCATGCCGCCACGCCAGCGGCCATCAAGATGCGGAAAGTCATTGCGAAGCCTCCAAGGTGTCAAGCAGGCGACCGCGCTGCAATGCCAGCGGGCGGGCCGATGTGTGGGTGGCGGTCGCCGCAGCGGCGATCGAAACGCCCGCAGACGCTGCGGCAGAAGGCCCGGTTGCCACAACGCGCGGCGCCATCGTCGTGGTTTCCCGAGCGATACGGCGATCTCGCCAGGCAGCGCGCACGCGGGCAACGTCGTCATCGACTGCCTTGCGCGCAGATGCCGTCAGTTGTGCATGCGACGCGAGGGATGCAGCATCGTCCTTGCGATCGTTCACGGTCAGCCAGATCACCAGATTGCCGGCGATCTTCGGGCTGGCGGCGGCCATCTGCTGCGCTTGCATCAATGGCACGCGGGCTTGCTCGACCTCGCCGGCACGCATGAGCGCGTAGCCAAGATCGCTGGCCGTGCTGGCGTCGGTCGGATTCGCCTGAGCCGCGACCTGCAGCCGGCGAGCCGCCTCGGCAAAGTTGCCCTGGCGCCCCGCAACGATGCCCAGCCCGCGCCAGGCGGCGGCATTGAGCAATCCGCCTTGCGTGCCTGCACCCATGGCAGACGTGGCGCCCACAACCGCGCGGTACTCGGCATCGGCAGCGGCAAGTTGATCGGTTTCACGCAGCGCATCCGCGCGCAGCAGCATGATTTCGGGCGCGCGGCCATAGCGTTGCTGGTAGGCATCGATATGCGCGAGCGATGCGTAATACAGGCCCTGCTCCTGCATCTTGCGAATCAGCGAAAGATACGTCGCCGGACTGGTGATCTCGGACTTCTCCTGGCTCTGACGCTGACGAGCCATTTCAATGTCGGCATCGGCGCGCAGGCTCATGTCGGACGTGGCCATCGAGCCGCAGCCAGCCAGGAGGATGGTCAACATGGCCACGCCGGCCCAGCTGGCGCGCGCGGTGTTTGGGAAGCGTGTCATCTCAATGTCCCCCGGTGTGTTGCAGGCTGCGCATGACGCCCATGAAGCCGGGCCCCGCCGTGACGATCAGCAACGCGGGCAATAGCGTCAGGACCATGATCATCGTCATCTGCACGGTCAGCTTGCCCACGCGCTCCTTCAGCCGCGCGCGGCGGTTCTCCTGCAGACGGCCGCCGAACTGCCGCAGCGGCTCCTGCACCGCGCCGCCGAAGCGATCCACCTGCGTAAGCAGCGTGATGAGGCCCTTCAAGTCTTCGTTGTCGAACAGTCGCGCAATGCGCAGCAGCGTTTGCTCGCGGGGGCGGCCCGAGGCGAACTGCTGGTTGGCGCGGCCAAATTCACCCGCCAGCACGGGCAGCATGCTGTGGAACTCGTTGGCGATCACCTGCAGGCTCTGGTCAATTGACAAGCCGACGCCCTGCAGCAGCCGCAGCATGTCGACCATGACGGGCAGCTCATCGTCCATACGGCGCCGGCGGCTTTCCTTGCGGCGCCCGAGCAGCCACTTCGGCGCAAGGTAGCCCAACGCGATGCCGACAAAACTGAACACGAACACGAACAGGAGCGATGACGCATGCAACGCGCCGAACACAGCAAGCAGCGGCGGCAGCAGGATACGGGTCCCACCAAAGACGGTGCGGGCGTGTTCGCCGTAGTAGCCGCATTCCTCAAGCAACTTGCGGTCTTCCTCCGTCACGATGCGGCGGCCCAGGCCGGTGTCGATCCAGCGCTGTCCCACCTTGGCAATCTGTTGCTGGATCTGCTGCGCTTCACGCGGGCCGTGCGGGCGTGGCTTGGCGGCGGGCTGCCCAACCGGCGACGCAGCGGGTGCCACCGGGTTGGCCGCCGACGCGCGCATGTCGGACAGCGCCGTATCGAGCTTGCGTGCGCTGCGGTGTCGCGTGAGCGTTGCACGCAGCGCGAGCCCACCGAATACCAGCACGCCTGCGGCCGCCGCGGTCAGGCTGAGGGTGATCAGGGCATCGTCCATGCGTTCTCCTCAGACCGATTTCGCCAGCCTGGCCAGCATGACCGCACCCAGCACTTCCATGCCGAATGCCGTAAGAATCAACGTCTTGCCGAACGGGTCACGCCACATCGACATGATGTATGCCGCGTTGAACATGACGATGACACCGCCCACCACGATCGGCAGCAGGCCGATGATCCATGCGGACAAACGCGTTTCCGCCGACAGTGCAAACAGCTCGCGCTGGGCTTGCTGCCGATCGCGCATGAATGCAGCCGTGCGCTCCATCACAATGTCAGCCCGCCCGCCGTAGCGCAACGCGAGGCGCAGCACCGACGACAGCAGGACCAGTTCGTTCACGCGGTACTGCTGGCCGACGGTCAGCACCGCTGCATCGAGGTCCTTTCCCGCGCGCTGCATCTGCGTGATGGCGATCAGGCAGTTGCGCAACGGCTGCTCGGTATTGGCACTCGCCGCCTGAAACGCCGCGGGCACCGCGCTGCCGATGCTCATCAGCCGCACCACGCCATCGAGAAAGCCCGGCAATTGCGCCAGCAGGCGCTCGTTCATCTTCCGGGTGCGGTTCCAAAGCAGGAACGCAACGATCAAGACATACAGTGCTAACGCCGTCAGGGCCGAAAGCGTGCTCGACATCGCCCAGACCGCGAGCGAAATCATCAGCGCCGGGCCAATCAGCAGCACATAAAAACGCCGGCTCGGCTCGATGTCGGCGCGGCGCAGTGTATCGTGCCAGGCGCGATTAAGCGAGTCGGGCACGCTTGCCGGCACCGGCTCCACATTCGGTTGATAACGCGCATTGATCTGCTCGGTCTGTGCACGCACGAAGCTGCGCGACGCCTCGCGCTCGCGACGGCGCACGGCCTCCGCCCACAGCATGAGCGATGCGCCCATCAGCAGCAGCGCGAGGCAACCAAACCAGAGCGTCATGCTAGACATGGAAACGGCCTCCGCCGCCGAATCCGGTCATCCCACCATCCATCCCGCCGCCCTCGCTGTTGCGCATGCGGGCCAGCTTGGGCGAATGCGGCTGCAAGCCAAGCGCCGTCCAGCGGTCGACCTCTTCGCCATCCGGGCCGACGTAGGGCTCGTAGCGGTACAGCTCCTGCGTGGAGATGATGTTGTCCCCGAGCCCCGTCACTTCCGTGATCGACAGGATGCGGCGCTTGCCGTTGGACAACCGCCCGATCTGCACGATGAAATCAATGGCGTTGGTGATCTGCCGGCGCAAGCTCACCTCACTGCCTTGGAATCCGGCAAAGCCCGCCAGCATTTCCAGCCGGTAGAG
This is a stretch of genomic DNA from Ralstonia wenshanensis. It encodes these proteins:
- a CDS encoding TadG family pilus assembly protein; the encoded protein is MSIDIGNLFYQQRALQRSADLAAMAAVQRLDLPTAAQQAVVQNGLTVDGTNVTLAVVPGVWDASAGTAPTYFTAQAAVDGNTNAAQVTITQNVPYFFMVGRRQLTATAIAKNTSIVAFSLGSGLASVDNGLLNQLLGYLLHTNLNIDAVSYQGLATTNIRLADLAVALGAGSMQELLSLSPSLGTFFNAVISVASQSGLAGVSVGGAGASNALSFGSDLNVPINIGDGGASSPGLLQVLALAGNEQAALNATVNVLDLLTTAAQIANSQSAVNVAPVVLNILGLGTVSLSLKIIEPPAIAVGPPGQFLSGPNAGQWRTQARTAQVRLGLGINANVLGVAGITLPIGLQVAGAQGHAKSTNCVVPRQNSTATISAQPQPVSLCIATGADTAVSGALNCASAAPAPLVTLLGIGAVSIKANVSPAPNSGWADETIAATQIGLNPQTGTSGNSPPRVSTQAVFGSVLNSNLDQLQLTVLGIPLGPIGTAILSPVLALIGSTLDAVLTPLLEVLGIQLGYADIKLLSLDCDAVELVY
- a CDS encoding DUF3613 domain-containing protein → MTFRILMAAGVAAWLTCGVAGAQGFSGGDPQSAATAPKVGTQVGDATRALLKAQAEGTYAGEFVPLRGEQAALAYQRYLNSFNQAMPGLAQQSSGTRASTVNLVQQSGR
- a CDS encoding tetratricopeptide repeat protein, whose translation is MTRFPNTARASWAGVAMLTILLAGCGSMATSDMSLRADADIEMARQRQSQEKSEITSPATYLSLIRKMQEQGLYYASLAHIDAYQQRYGRAPEIMLLRADALRETDQLAAADAEYRAVVGATSAMGAGTQGGLLNAAAWRGLGIVAGRQGNFAEAARRLQVAAQANPTDASTASDLGYALMRAGEVEQARVPLMQAQQMAAASPKIAGNLVIWLTVNDRKDDAASLASHAQLTASARKAVDDDVARVRAAWRDRRIARETTTMAPRVVATGPSAAASAGVSIAAAATATHTSARPLALQRGRLLDTLEASQ
- a CDS encoding type II secretion system F family protein, yielding MDDALITLSLTAAAAGVLVFGGLALRATLTRHRSARKLDTALSDMRASAANPVAPAASPVGQPAAKPRPHGPREAQQIQQQIAKVGQRWIDTGLGRRIVTEEDRKLLEECGYYGEHARTVFGGTRILLPPLLAVFGALHASSLLFVFVFSFVGIALGYLAPKWLLGRRKESRRRRMDDELPVMVDMLRLLQGVGLSIDQSLQVIANEFHSMLPVLAGEFGRANQQFASGRPREQTLLRIARLFDNEDLKGLITLLTQVDRFGGAVQEPLRQFGGRLQENRRARLKERVGKLTVQMTMIMVLTLLPALLIVTAGPGFMGVMRSLQHTGGH
- a CDS encoding type II secretion system F family protein, with product MSSMTLWFGCLALLLMGASLMLWAEAVRRREREASRSFVRAQTEQINARYQPNVEPVPASVPDSLNRAWHDTLRRADIEPSRRFYVLLIGPALMISLAVWAMSSTLSALTALALYVLIVAFLLWNRTRKMNERLLAQLPGFLDGVVRLMSIGSAVPAAFQAASANTEQPLRNCLIAITQMQRAGKDLDAAVLTVGQQYRVNELVLLSSVLRLALRYGGRADIVMERTAAFMRDRQQAQRELFALSAETRLSAWIIGLLPIVVGGVIVMFNAAYIMSMWRDPFGKTLILTAFGMEVLGAVMLARLAKSV